Genomic segment of Veillonella parvula DSM 2008:
GATTAACTAGTCTTCTAAGAAATTATCAGTTTCGACGATCCCCATTATTAAAAGAACCATTATGGCGATTATCATTTTGACGTCCGCCATTATTACGGTTGTTATTTCGGTTATCATTATTTCGACGTTGACCATTATTATTTCTATTATGGTTATTATCGTTATTCTTTGGTTTTTCTAGTTGTAATGCTTTTACAGACAGACCGATGCGATTGCGCTTTACGTCAACAGAAATGATTTGAGCTTCGATAATATCACCTACAGCAAGCACATCAGATGGATGTTGACGGCTATTGCAAAGCTCGCTGCGATGTAATAGACCATTCGTTTTAAGCCCAAAGTCTACAAAAGCTCCGAAATCAACTACGTTATGAACAGTACCTTTTACAACGGTACCGACCTTGATATCTTCAAGGCTCACTACGTGTTTTCTGGTCAATGGAGCCGGTAAATCTTCCCGAGGGTCGCGACCTGGTTTAGCAAGAGCCGCCAAGATATCCCGAACAGTCGGCACGCCCGCATCAAGCTTGGCAGCCATTTTATCGGCATCCACAAGAGGTAATTTTACTTGCAATGCTTCTAATTGAGATTTATCTTGTAAGTCTTTTAAGGTAAAGCCTAATTCACCAATGATGCGCTCTGCCAATTCATAAGACTCTGGATGAACGGATGTATTATCCAGTGGATTTTTACCGTGTTGTAAGCGCAAGAAACCAGCACATTGTGTAAAGGCTGCAGGGCCTAAACGAGGTACTTTTAGCAATTCCTTACGGCTTTTAAACACACCATTCTCTTGACGGTATGCAACAATATTTTTAGCCACAGCACTAGAAATGCCTGCAACATGTTGCAAGATAGCTGGAGATGCAGTATTTAGCTCTACCCCAACGTGGTTTACTACAGTTTCAACTACTTGGTCTAAGGTATGTGTCAATTGTTTTTGATTTACATCATGTTGGTATTGACCTACGCCGATAGATTTAGGATCGATTTTAACAGATTCAGCCAATGGATCTTGTACACGGCGTGCAATCGATACAGCACCGCGAATGGTAACGTCTAAATCTGGTAACTCATCGATAGCCAATTTAGATGCTGAGTACACAGATGCGCCCGCTTCATTAGTAATGATATAGTGGCAATCTAATGTTTCCTCTTCAATCATAGTAGACGCAAATTGCTCTGTTTCATAGGATGCAGTACCATTGCCGATAGATAAAAGAGTAACCTTAAACTTACGAATCTTATCAGCCAATACCTTTTGAGCTTCCTTGCGAAGCTTTTCACTATTTGTTAAATAGTACGCACCATAATCGAGCACATTGCCTTGTTGATCGATAATCGCCATTTTACAGCCAGTACGGTAACCAGGGTCAAGGCCCATGATAACATGTCCGGCCAATGGTGGTTGTAACAATAGATTTTTGAGATTTACACCAAATACCTTGATAGCTTGCTCATCGGCATTTTCCGTCAATTCATTGCGGATTTCACGCTCTAAAGCTGGGAAAATAAGGCGTTTGTATGCATCGGCTACGGCGGCAGCTTTATAGTCTGCAAAGATAGACTTCGGATTTTTCTCTAACTTTTGAACCATATAAGCGACATAGGTGTCACCTGGTACAGTTAGAACTAGTTTTAAAGCACCTAATTTTTCACCGCGATTTACCGCCAAGATACGATG
This window contains:
- a CDS encoding Tex family protein encodes the protein MSERMFAIIGSELNVKPKQVQAAVELLDEGNTVPFIARYRKEVTGELQDEQLRTIEERIKYLRNLETRRQEIIASITEQEKMTDELMKSLEAATKLQELEDLYLPYRPKKRTRAMIARERGLEPLADMIINDTVTSGDPLEIAKEYITEEVPTPEDAIQGASDIVAEIVSDSADFRAYLRKKMWNEGFIQAELSGEEEEQQQFLQYAEYAEPVRQMPSHRILAVNRGEKLGALKLVLTVPGDTYVAYMVQKLEKNPKSIFADYKAAAVADAYKRLIFPALEREIRNELTENADEQAIKVFGVNLKNLLLQPPLAGHVIMGLDPGYRTGCKMAIIDQQGNVLDYGAYYLTNSEKLRKEAQKVLADKIRKFKVTLLSIGNGTASYETEQFASTMIEEETLDCHYIITNEAGASVYSASKLAIDELPDLDVTIRGAVSIARRVQDPLAESVKIDPKSIGVGQYQHDVNQKQLTHTLDQVVETVVNHVGVELNTASPAILQHVAGISSAVAKNIVAYRQENGVFKSRKELLKVPRLGPAAFTQCAGFLRLQHGKNPLDNTSVHPESYELAERIIGELGFTLKDLQDKSQLEALQVKLPLVDADKMAAKLDAGVPTVRDILAALAKPGRDPREDLPAPLTRKHVVSLEDIKVGTVVKGTVHNVVDFGAFVDFGLKTNGLLHRSELCNSRQHPSDVLAVGDIIEAQIISVDVKRNRIGLSVKALQLEKPKNNDNNHNRNNNGQRRNNDNRNNNRNNGGRQNDNRHNGSFNNGDRRN